Within the Clostridium scatologenes genome, the region TTTTATATCAACATTTCCTACTAAAGGATACAAATACTGCTGTACTTTGTTTATATTATGTTGAGACTTTCCTCCCATAAATCCATTAGCTAATATTATACTTTGATTTACTATTAAAGGAATATATTTATATACAAAATACACTAAAAGTGTAAAAATTACAAAATATAAAACTATAGTCAAAAACATTTCTTTTAACTTTATATACTTTCTCAAATTAATTATAATAGTCTTTTCTAAACTATAAATTAAATATGTAAATAAAAATGTTAATAAGAATAAATCAATAATATTTTTTAATGCATAAATAAGTATTGCTACTATTATAAAGACTGATATTTCCTTAGTTGTTTCTCTTTTAAATATTTCTCTAAGAAAACTCATGTATTTATCATCTCCATGTATATACTTAATTATAAAATCCTTTTATTTAATTTTACTTTTAATAATAATATACGTCAATATTACTTTCAAAACTTCAAAATTTATGTGATTTTATAAATCTATTTTTCAGCAATCTACACAATAAAACCTTATGTAACTATTGTTTTTTACATAAGGCTTTTAATAAATTCATTAATTTAATATTAATACTATCTTATTTTCCTAAAGTTGCTACCATAACTGCTTTTATTGTATGCATTCTATTTTCAGCTTCATCAAACACCAATGAATACTCACTTTCAAATACTTCATTAGTAACCTCCATACAATCTAATCCATATTTATTGTATATTTGTTCTCCTACTTTAGTACTTGTATCATGAAATGCTGGCAAACAATGAAGAAACTTAACATTTGCATTAAGAGTATTTTTAATCATATCCATATTTACCTGATATGGCTTTAAAAGCTCTATACGTTCCTCCCATTCTTCTTCTGGCTCACCCATTGATAACCAAACATCCGTATATACTACATCCACATGCTCTACACCTTTTTTTATATCATCTGTAATAGTTATGTTTCCTCCATTTTGCTTAGCAACCACACTACATTTTTCTAATATCTCTGAATGTGGAAATAATTCTTTTGGCGCTACTATTCTAAAGTCCATTCCCATCTTTGATGCACCTATCATAAGAGCATTGGCCATATTGTTCCTACCATCACCAACATATACAAATTTTACTTGATTCAATGGTTTGTTGATATTTTCTTTTATAGTTAAAAAATCTGCTAAAACTTGAGTTGGATGATCCTCATCAGTTAATCCATTCCATACAGGTACTCCTGAATATTTTGCCAAGGTTTCTACAACTTTTTGACTATATCCTCTATATTCTATACCATCATACATTCTTCCCAAAACCCTTGCAGTATCTGCTATAGATTCCTTTTTCCCCATTTGACTTCCCGTCGGCCCAATGTATGTGATATTTGCACCTTGATCCATTGCCCCAACTTCAAAAGCACATCTAGTTCTTGTAGAATCCTTTTGAAATAACAATACTATATTTTTTCCTTTCAGCATTTGTTTTTCAGTCCCTGTATATTTTGCATTCTTTAGTTCCTTTGATAAATTTATTAAAAAATTTATCTCTTTAGGTGTAAAATCCATTAAAGTTAAAAAACTTCTATTCTTTAAATTAAACACTTAAATACCCCCTTCATATTATATAATTCTAATCTATGTAAAATTATAATTATTCTTTATTATGTATATTTATACATACATTATATATTATATTTAAAAAAATTTCTAGTATATTTTATTTAAATATCTTATTTTTGTTTCATAAAACAAAAAATACTAGGTAAATTTAAACTACACTCTAATAATTAAATTGAGTGTAGTTCAAATTCACCTAGTTAATCTTTAATAAATATTTATACAATAAATTAGACGTTATACAGAACCCCTACTATATTTCTATGAACTTAAATGTTATCTTCATAATTATCTACTATACTTTGTACTAGTTTCTTTATAGCACTAGCCTGACAAATTAAAGTCATTACTATAAAAAAGATCTTTATTCGTTCTTGTTCACCTTTTTTTAAATTCATGTCCTCTACTATCTTATCAATTTTCACTGCATCAAAATGCTGTTTTGATATAAATTCTTCAAAACTATCTTGTTGTATATCCGAAAAATTTTTATAAGCTTTTTCCCAGGATATAATATCATCATCTCTGTCATTTATATCATTAAAAGCCAAGCAAAAAACCTTTTTTATTTCCTGAGTGGTAAGTATTGGTCTCATATAACTAAGAAGTACTAATTGTGCTAAATGCAGCTTAGTATATCCTCTCTTTTTTCCATCCTCCGGTTTTGATATGATTTCATTTTTAATGTAATTTTGAACTATATTATTAGTATATTTTTCATCTAAAAATTTATCATTAAGGTAATCTATAACCTGTGACAAAAATAAATCATATCTTGGTAAATCCTCATAAGACACTATAGTATTTTCAGATATATCCTTAGCAATCTCATCTATAGATTCCATAGTAAATTTATCTTTTTTCATATAATAACCTTGATTCTTAAATTTATTTTTAATTTTAAAATAAGAATCAAGTTTTCACCACCTTTCCTTTATAAATAGTATTATTAACACATTTTATATTAACTTATATTCTATACATACTTTTCTACACTTACATTATAAGGTACATATAAACTCTTTACAACTTAAAAAACTATGCATTATGTCGCATATCACACTAAAATCTTAAGATATATAGTGATATTCTTATCCTTACACTTAATAATCAGTTTAAAAGGTTACAATTTCATTAAAATGGGATATTTTAAATATTGTTATAAAGTATAATATACTGTATAATGGTTTTATAATTAAATTTACAAAATTTTATTATTATTTCTATCCAATAATACGATATAATATGCTAACATATAATAAAAAGCAATCCTATTTTCTTGGGGGTGAACAAAATAAATAAGAAAAGATTTTTTATATGCTTATTACTTGCTTTTTTATTCTTATCAACAGATATTTTTAATCCTCAATTAGCAAGTACTTTAGGTATAAATAATGATTATACTATAGCTTATGCTAAAGGATCCGGAAGTTCCAAAAGCTCAGGCGGTAGTTTTAAATCCGGAAGCTTCTCTTCCCCTAAATCTTCTAGTAGTTCTGGAAGTTCTTCGTCATCTAAGTCTTCATCGGGAAGCTCTAAATCCTCAACTGGGGATTTTAAATCCGGAAATTTTTCAAATTCGCCTAAATCCTCTTCGGGAAGCTCTAATTCACAAACATCAAACAGTAGTTCAAATAGTGGAACATCTCGAAGTTATGATAGTGGAACTAAACGATCATTTTTACCTATTCCAATACCTATACCTATCCCTTGGGGACATGGATATAGTTCCGGTTATGGTTATAATAGTACCGGAAGCTTTTTAGGAACCATATTCAAGTTTATAATCTTTGTAATAATAATATTATTTATTATTAGATTAATAAAAAATAGAAGAAGATAATTAAGGAGGATTTTACTATGGGAATATTTTCAAGAATGTCTAACATGTTTAAAGCTAAAGTCAACAATGCTTTGGATGAGGTTGAAAATCCAATTGAACTTTTAGACCAAAAGATTAGAGATATGGAGGAAAGCTTAAATAAAGCAAAATTATCTTCCGCTCAAATTTTAGGTAATGTTCATGAAATTGAAAAGAAGATGGCTACTGCAAAAAGAGATTCAGAAGATTTTGATGAAAAAGTTAAACTTGCTATGAGTAAAGGCAATGAAGATTTAGCTAAAAAAGCTCTTGCAAAAAAACTAGAATGCGATAAAACTTATGATTCTTTAAAAACTAGCTATGAAGATGCTAGTAAAAAAGCTGAAACATTAAAAGCCAAACTTAGGGAACTAGAAAATGAAATAGAAAAAACTAGAACTTATAGAGATGAAGCTTCAGCTAGATTTAATAATGCCGAGGCTAGTAAAAAGGTTAACGAAATTTTATCAAATGTAGATACTGGAAGTAATAAAATAAACTTAGACGATATAGAAAGAAAAGTTCAAAGAAAAGAAGCCTTAGCAGAAGGCTTAGGAGATTTAAGAGAAGATAATTCTTTAGAAAAGGAATTTGAAAAATTAAAAGAAACTGATCTTGATGAAGAATTAAAAAAATATAAACAGAACTAAGGTGATTTATTATGAGTAAGGCTGAAGAATTTCTGAAAATAGAAAAAGACAAATATAGTAAAATATATGTAGACATAACTTATGCTATTGATAACATATCACCTTTCTTAGATAAAAGTGTATTGAAAAACAGAAAGTATGTGTCTAAAATTCATATTTTAAAAAAATATATAGAATTTATTGATGCAGCAATGTTAGAAACTAATAAGAGTGGCTTTTTAGGTATGTTTAAAAATGATAAATCTGTTGATTTAATCAAGGATTACAGAGATGAGAATTTAGATTCTTTGAATCAATTAGAAAAATGTAGCAAATGTCAATGCTTAAATTGTACTGCCAATTGTGAATTTGATAGTTGTTTGGGCTGCAAAGATAACTCAAAAATAGTCTCTTGTGATCATAAAAAAATAAATGTCACAAAACATGATAATTTCACTTTAAATTTAACTAATAACAAAACAGGTGATGATGATAGATATATTGTTTTGTCAACTCTTCAAAATGTAGAAGTAGATAATAAATATATAATAATTCAAAATATCATAACCAAAGAAAAATTCATACTTCATTATTACCCAGGAATATCTGAAGATACTTATGGTGAAATTACAGATCCTGAAGAATTTGATTTTATTGTATCAACTTTTCAAAGTATAGAAGAATTTTAATTTAACTATTGAAAATTTGTTCACACAATTACAACTTATCCACAGATTTCATAAAATTATACACAGATTTTGTGGATAAGTTGTATGCTTTGATATAGTTCATTTTAACCTAAAATTATGCGTTTTTATTAACAATGTGGATAACTTTGTTTGTTGATAACTTTATTTGTTGTCTAATTTAGTTTAATATATGTCACATATTATTACATTATGTTTTTTATCGACAAAAATAATCCTAATGATTTTATCATTAGGATTTCTTAATTCAATCTACTTTTGTGAGTTATTATAATCATCTAGGAATTTCTGTATACCTGCATCTGTCAATGGATGTTTAAGCATTTGCATTAATACTTTATATGGTATTGTTGATATATCTGCCCCTGCTTTTGCACAATCTAAAACATGCATAGGTGTTCTTATACTTGCTGCTATTATTTCTGTTTCTATACCATATATCTCAAATATTTCAGCTATATCTTGTATAACTACAATTCCTGCATTACCTATATCATCTAATCTACCCATAAATGGACTTACAAAACTTGCTCCTGCTTTAGCAGCTAATAAAGCTTGTTGTGCCGAGAATATTAAAGTAACATTTGTTCTTATACCTTCTTTAGCTAAAACAGAAACTGCTTTCAATCCTTCTTCGCACATAGGTATTTTTATTACTATATTTTTATGTAATTTTGAAAGCTCTCTGCCTTCTTCGACCATCTTATCAGCTTCTAGGCTTATAACCTCTGCACTAATAGGACCATCTACGATATCACAAATCTCTTCAATAACATCCTTTAATTTTCTGCCTTCTTTAGCAATCAATGATGGATTAGTTGTTACACCATCAAGTACACCCCATTTTGCTACTCTCTTTATTTCTTCTACATTAGCTGTATCAATGAATATTTTCATACAATGACCTCCTAAAATATAAACTATGGTTCTAATTATATCATATTTTTGAAAAAATTAACCTTCATTCCAATTATTTTTGAAACTTATACTTACAAATCATCTTTTCAATAAACTTCTTATATTCATGTTTTCTGGTATCTTCGTATAAAGAATCATAAGTTGCATAGTTGTCACATAGTGAAATAATTAGTATAAATTCAAAGTATTTATCATACCTTTCAAAGAACTTATGGGCTGCTTCCATTCTTTTATTTTCATCCATTTTAAAAATTTCTAATGGACACATATGTGCTTCTACAAGTTCTTCTACAAGCTGAGCTGATTTTTTAGGAACTCTCATATCTTTGCATATATCATTAACTATTTTAGCTCCTTCTTTTTCATGTCCCAAAAAGCTTACACTATCTTCTTTCTCTTTATAACAGTTAAACTTTCCTATGTCATGTAAAAAACATGCAAGACTTACACATTCTCTTATTTTAAAACTGTCTATACAATCTTCTAAATGCTTCAAATTAAGTCCTTCTATTTTTATTCTTCCTTTAACTACATCCTTAAACACCTCATAAGTTAACTTCATATGAGTAAATGCATCTTCTATGTGATATTTACACTTTCCTACAGTTTTTAATTCCTCCATATAAGGAAATATGTTTTTTAGAATACCATAACTATCCAAAACTTCAAAAACTCTACCATTATCATCTATCTCCATTAACTTCATGAGTTCAGTAAATATTCGTTCCTTATTACTATTTTTAAGTTTATAAGATAAATCCACTATTTTATTCTCTGTTTCTAAATTAAAATGCATACCATATCTTATACAAAATCTAATACCTCTTAGAATTCTAATTGGATCTTCTTCTATACTTGTATCTCTTATACTTTGAATAATCCTACACTTTATAGCTTTTCTTCCGTTAAAAGGATCTATTATTTTATTTTCTATAAGTTTAAGACAAATTGCATTTATAGAAAAATCTCTTTTACCTAAATCTTCTTCAATATTTTTTCCTTTCATTTTGGCTATATTAAAAACTACATTTGTACCACTATATCTATAAGTATCTTTATTTTCTTTTAGAGAATAAAAGCTGAATTGTTTGTTATCTAAAGACATTAATAACTTGTTTATATCTCCATTATATATAATATCTAGTCTAGATGGTTGACTTTTAAAATCCATAAGTCTTTCTCTAACAAATGTCCCTACTAAATATGCTTCACCTCCTACTTCATTTAAAGATTCCTTTAACACTTTTAAAAATTCATTTGAACTATTCATTTGTTATCACCTACTCATCATTATTTTACCACATATAAACAAACATATTGCAATTAAAATTTTCCTTGTTTTTTACAATAATAAGTATTTAGTATAAAAATTCATCTTATAAATATACTAAAAATGCGAATACTTTTAATTTATTTAATATTTACAAATTATTAACTTCAAAATACAATTTAAATACACTACCAAATGTACCTATTAATTGCATGCTATTGGTTAATTGAAATTACTTTCGACATTTAACTTTTTATTATCCATATAATTACTATTTTATTTTTTCTTGTTTTTCATTCCTATTTTTCTATAATTAGGAATATGATTTTGATAGTTTTCCTTTACACACATTGATTTATCAACATTCTATAATATAGTAAAAAAATGTATTTTGTAATAAAAACATATTGACATTTGTATATTTTGGTAGTATATTAACTATAGATGGAAGTGAATAAGAAATTTGTAAATTTATTTCTTAAAGCATATTGACTTTTAATGTCATATTTGCTATTATTTAATTAAACATATGTCGAATTTTGGAGTTAAGGGAGGATTTTTAAATGAAATCAACTGGAGTTGTAAGAAGAGTAGATGAATTAGGAAGAATAGTTATTCCTATAGAACTAAGAAGAACTTTGGATATTGCAGAAAAAGACGCTTTAGAAATATATGTTGATGGTGAACAAATTATATTAAAAAAATATGAACCTGCATGTATATTCTGTGGTGATGCAAGAGATGTTGTAAACTACAAAGGCAAAAATATTTGCAAAAATTGTTTAAATGAATTAAAAGAAGGTAAATAGTTAATTAAGACCACATGGATAACTCATGTGGTCTTTTTATTTAATTAAAATATTCTACAATATCTATAAATTAGCTCTCCACTCATGAGACTTTACTTGTCATCATTCTTATATAACTCAAAACTTTAAGCACTCAAAAATTAAGTTATTAATATAAATAAAAGATCTTACAAACTCAATAATTTGTAAGACCTTTACACCTATTATAAATATCATTAGCATTAATGATATTATTTTCTACCTTACTCTTCTTCCTCCACTGAAATCAGAATGTAATGATGATATCTTAACTACATCTCCAGTATGTGGTGCATGAATCATACATCCATTACCCACATATATTCCAACATGGTGAGCTGGTGATCCAAAGAAGACTAAATCTCCTGGTTGAAGTTGATCTCTAGATACATACTCTCCTACACCTTGCTGCTCTGAAGCTATTCTTGGTAAACTTATTCCAAAATGTGCGAAAACATAACAAGTAAATCCAGAACAATCAAAAGAGCTTGGACCATTTCCTCCCCAAGCATAAGGTACACCTTGGAAAGTTGATGCATATGCAACTATAGAACTAGCTGATGATGAACCTCTTGACAATGCTGGTGATGATGCACTATATTTTTCAACTTGGCTTTGAGCTGATGCAACTAAATTATTTGTTTCAGCATCTGCTGCCTTAAGAGCTTTTTCTTTAGCATCTAAGCTGGCAATTAAATTTTTTTGTTCACTTCTACTATTATTAAAACTTGCTAGTTTCTTTTCATTATCTGCCTTTAATGCTAAAAGTTTATTGTTTTCAGCATTTAAAGATTCTTTTTTCTTTGATATTGTATCTTTTTTCTGTTTTAAATCCTTTATTATTTTTTCATCAAAACCTACTATTTTTTTAACAGTATCAACTCTTGATATGAAATCACTTAAGTTATCAGACTGTAATATAACGCCTAAGTAACTATCTGCTCCATTTATGTACATAGCTCTAACTCTTTTATTAAATATATCCTGTTGTCCCTTTATGCTGTTTTCCGCATTAGTTAATTCTTGCTGAGTTGCCTTTATATCTGCTGTAGTTTTTTCAATACTTTTCTTATTACCATCTATTTGTTTCATTATTTCTGTTATCTGGTTGTCCAGTTTTTCTACTTTTGTTTCTAAATCTTGTTTTTGTTGTTGAACTTGAGCTATCTGTGGATTACTACTTGTTGGTGCAGCTAGAACAGTTCCATTCATTGTTACTGCTAATGTTAACGCAATAACAACAGATAAAGTTTTTTTATTCAATACTTTAACCTCCTTAGTTAAAAAGATTTTTATTAGTTTTTTGCCTTAATTTCAAATACACATGAATATTCGCTAAAATATTCCTTAATATAAGTTGTTAAAACATCTATGTTTATAAAAAAACATTTATTACTCTTAATTATTTTTTCTAACATAATTAAATTATTTTTTTAATAAACTTGCAGTAAAAAACTACATGTTTATATTATATCATTAATTTATATCAAATCTCAATGTTATAGTGATATTTTTTTAAAATCGTTAATATTATCCTATAAAAACCTTTAATTTATTAATAAATCCAAAGCTTTGATTTTAATATGCACATATATTAACATAAAATATTCTTAATTTACTAAATTTTTTACAAATTAATTGAATACTTATATATTTCAGATTTAGGCAAATTTCTATCTTTAGCTACTTTCTTTATAGCTTCTTTTTTATTTAACCCCTCTTCAATATACATTTTTATATGTTCATCGATATTTAAATCTTTCCATTCTGACATTTCCTCGTCCATTATTTCTTTTTCATTTTTTCCTTCAACTACAAGCACAAATTCTCCTTTTACTGTTTTCTCTTCATAATAATCTATAGCTTCACTTAAATTCAATCTAAGTATTTCCTCATGCAATTTTGTAAGTTCCCTGCATATGGATATTTTCCTATTACCCAAATTATTTTTTAAAAACTCTAAGGTATTTTTAAGTCTATGAGGTGCTTCATAAAATATTAAAGTTTCTTTTCTATTTTCCAATTCTTCCATCATAATTTTTCTTTCCTTGTTTTCTCTTGGCATAAACCCTCTAAATATAAATTTTGTTGTATCCATACCTGAATATACTAATGCTGTAGTTACAGCAGTAGCTCCAGTTAAAACTTCAAAATCTATATTTTCTTCTATGCACTTAGAAACAATTACTGATCCTGGATCTGATATTCCTGGAGTTCCAGCATCACTTACTAAAGCTATATTCTTTCCCTCTTTAAGCTTATCTATCAAATTTTCACTTTTACCCTGTTCATTGTGTTTATGATAACTTATTAAAGGCTTTTTTATCTCAAAATGGTTTAAAAGCTTTAGACTTTGCCTTGTATCTTCTGCTGCTATTAAATCTACATGTTTTAATACTTCTAATGCTCTTAAAGTTATATCTTTTAAATTGCCTATTGGTGTAGGTACTAAATATAATTTTCCAATACTCATATGTTCCTCCATCTAATCATAAGTTTTTTTACTTACTTTCCATATATCTTATTAATTTCATCAGTATAGGTTCCATCTAAATTATGTACGCAAAGAGGCGTTTCCCATTTTAAAAAAGTTCCCCCATTATTCTGCCCTTCTATTAATAACATATTTGGCGCTTTTTTAAAATTAGGTTGAACCATCTTTATTAGCTTAGGTTCAATTTTATATTTTCTCATAATACATATAATATCTGCAAGTCTATCTGGCCTGTGAATCATATACATCCTACCATTATCCTTCAAAACCGATTTACATGCTTTTATAACATCTTCTAAAGTACAACATATTTCGTGTCTTGCAATAGCATCTCTATCATTGGGATTTATAATCCCAGAATTTTTCAACTTATAAGGCGGATTAACTGTAACTACATCTACTTTAGATAAGTTTTTGAGAAATTTTAAATCCTTTAAATCCTTATTAATAAACTTTATTTTATCTTCTAATTTATTAAACCTACAAGATCTGTTGGCCATTTCCACCATTTCTTCTTGTATTTCTATTCCAGTTATTTTAAACGCTTTTGTTTTTCCTGATAATATAAATGGAACTATTCCTGTGCCAGTACACAAATCTATAACTGTTGCATCTTTTTTTACGGTTGCAAAATTGGCAAGTAACACCGCATCAACTCCAAATCTAAATGCATGTTTTTTTTGTATTACACAAATTCCTTTTAACTGCAAATCATCCAGTGTTTCATCCTCTTTCAAAAAGTTATTGCCCATATACTTTATCCTCATTTCTATAACAAATAGTAACTTAGTACATCAATTATTCTTAATTATTATAAATAAATTATATTTATTTACAATTATCATTTATATAAATTAAATTGTCAAATTTCTTTAATTTCGCATAAAATAAAGCCTTAAGATTAAAGTATATCTTAAGGCTTTACTTAGTACTTATATCTGGAACATTCGCTGGACTGTCTCCTATCGGTTTGTCCCCTATAGGTTTATCACCTAAACTTGGATCACCTAAAGGATTTGTTCCTATAGAATTGTTCTCTATTTTATTATACTTATTGCTTACAACAATTATATCAACTCTTCTATTTCTTGCTCTACCTTCTTCTGTAGAATTATCTAATATTGGTCTATATTCTCCATATGCAACTGATGAAAGCTTTTTAGGAGGTACTCCATTAGCTATGAGTAATTCAGTAACATTAAGTGATCTAGCAGAAGATAATTGCCAGTTATCCGAAAATTGCTCATTATGTATAGGCACGTTATCCGTATGACCTTCTATTCTCATTGTATTATTTAACTGATTTAATATTTTTCCTATTTCCACAAGCTTCACTTTTGAAGCTTCTATAACTTCTGCTTTTCCTGTTTCAAAAAATAGAGTATCTTTTAAACTTACTACAAGGCCTCTTTCATCTACTTCAGTAGTAACACTACTTTGCATTCCATTTTTTTGTAAATAACTATCAACTTTTTTCTTTAAGTCCTCCATTTTAGATTCTTCTGTCTTTCCATCCGAACTGTTTCCACTAGGACTTGAGTTCGATATATTTGGAGAATTTTCATTACCTTGCATTATTTTTCCACCACCCATTGCTATACTCATTGATTGAGATAGCTGGGAAAATTTTGCTTTGTCTACGTTGCTCATAGCATATAAAACAACAAAAAGTATCATAAGTAAGGTCATAAAGTCTGAATAACTAAGAAGCCATCTTTCACTATTTTCATGTTCTTCTTCCTTTTTCTTCTTCATACCTCTGGCTTACCATCCATTCCTTCAAATTTTTTGAGTTCCTCTTTACTTAAAAATCCTTTTAATTTTTCTGCTATAGTATTAGGATTTATTCCTTCTTGTATATATAATATACCTTCAATTATAAGAGATTTTTCTCCAAATTCTTTTTCGTCTAGTGCTTTTAATCTAGTTGCTAATGGTAAAAATAATAAGTTTGCAGATGAAAGACCATACAATGTAGCTAAGAATCCTGACGCTATTTTAGGACCCAATGTGTTAGGGTCAGATAAATCAGCCAAAATGTGAACTAGTCCCATTACTGTACCTATAATACCAAGTGTAGGGGAATATCCACCTGCTTGTGCAAAAATAGCAGCTCCTTTTTTATGTCTTTCAGATGTAGATTCCAATTCCAACTCTAAAATACTTCTAACAGCTTGTGGATCAACTCCATCTACTACTAATTGAAGTCCTTTTTTAATAAATGGATCTAAATTAGGGTCAGCAGATATTTCTCCTTCAAGACTTAACAATCCATTTTTTCTAGTCTTATAAGATACATCTTTAAAATATGCTACCAATCCTGCTAAATCTATTTTTTTAGGATTTATAGCTACCTTTACTATTTTAGGTAATCTTTTTAAAACCTCCATAGGAAATGTAAGTCCTACTGCACCTGCTGTTCCACCAAATACTATTACAGCTGGTGCTGCTATAAAAAGCGCACTTAATAATCCTTTCTCCATTAAATATCCTGCTACAATAGATCCAAATCCTGCAATAATGAAAATAATAACAGATATGTCCATTTTTATCCTCCATTCAACAATTTTGCTTTATATAATAGATATTCGAACAAAAAAAACCAATCTTTATATAATTTTATATTTATATTAGGTATAAAAGAGATTTTACCCTAAAACTGGTTTTATATATTTTTATTTATATTCATCAAAATAAAAAGACTGCTTAATTGCAGTCTTTTTGTTAATAACATTATTCTTGAACTGGTGCTCCTACTGGACAAACATTTGCACAATTTCCACAATCGATACAAGTGTTTTCATCTATAACAAATATAGAATCACCTTGACTTATAGCGTTAACTGGACATTCTGAAGCACATGATCCACAACTTACACATGAATCCTCTATTTTGTAAGCCATTATGTAACACCTCCTTTTAAAATTCGATGTTTCACATCTATTTTTTATTTTACCACGTTTGGACAAGTTTTTAAAGACAATTTTAAAATACTATGTAACCCAAATCTTCTATAGACTGAATCAGCTTATCGTTATTGACAAAATAATCATCGTACACAATATTTACTTCACCTTTATCTTTATTTATTTGACAAGCCACTACACCTTCATTGCTTGAAACTGCCATTCTAATCTTATTGATGTCTTCAGCTGTATTCATATTATAAATTTTTAATACAGACTTCATAGTTTTCCTCCTTAATTGTCTTTAAATAATTCTTTAATTATATTCGGGTCTTCAACTTCATCCACATCTATTTTTATTTCGTCTTCATTAATATTGCCCTCAAATCCACCAGTTACTAGCTCTATTTCATCTATTGGAACTTCCACTAACATTTCTTCTCCATCTTCAGACTTTACTTTAACCTTTACACTTTCCTTTACCACTGAATTTGAAAATACCACTCCTTTACCATAAGAAGTATTTACAACAGAGTCTGGTTTAGGCAACCTCTTTCTAATTTTTTCATAAGTTTCTTGTTCATAATTTAGGCAGCACATAAGTCTTCCACATATTC harbors:
- the argF gene encoding ornithine carbamoyltransferase, with the translated sequence MFNLKNRSFLTLMDFTPKEINFLINLSKELKNAKYTGTEKQMLKGKNIVLLFQKDSTRTRCAFEVGAMDQGANITYIGPTGSQMGKKESIADTARVLGRMYDGIEYRGYSQKVVETLAKYSGVPVWNGLTDEDHPTQVLADFLTIKENINKPLNQVKFVYVGDGRNNMANALMIGASKMGMDFRIVAPKELFPHSEILEKCSVVAKQNGGNITITDDIKKGVEHVDVVYTDVWLSMGEPEEEWEERIELLKPYQVNMDMIKNTLNANVKFLHCLPAFHDTSTKVGEQIYNKYGLDCMEVTNEVFESEYSLVFDEAENRMHTIKAVMVATLGK
- a CDS encoding NlpC/P60 family protein; protein product: MNKKTLSVVIALTLAVTMNGTVLAAPTSSNPQIAQVQQQKQDLETKVEKLDNQITEIMKQIDGNKKSIEKTTADIKATQQELTNAENSIKGQQDIFNKRVRAMYINGADSYLGVILQSDNLSDFISRVDTVKKIVGFDEKIIKDLKQKKDTISKKKESLNAENNKLLALKADNEKKLASFNNSRSEQKNLIASLDAKEKALKAADAETNNLVASAQSQVEKYSASSPALSRGSSSASSIVAYASTFQGVPYAWGGNGPSSFDCSGFTCYVFAHFGISLPRIASEQQGVGEYVSRDQLQPGDLVFFGSPAHHVGIYVGNGCMIHAPHTGDVVKISSLHSDFSGGRRVR
- a CDS encoding HD domain-containing protein, with the protein product MNSSNEFLKVLKESLNEVGGEAYLVGTFVRERLMDFKSQPSRLDIIYNGDINKLLMSLDNKQFSFYSLKENKDTYRYSGTNVVFNIAKMKGKNIEEDLGKRDFSINAICLKLIENKIIDPFNGRKAIKCRIIQSIRDTSIEEDPIRILRGIRFCIRYGMHFNLETENKIVDLSYKLKNSNKERIFTELMKLMEIDDNGRVFEVLDSYGILKNIFPYMEELKTVGKCKYHIEDAFTHMKLTYEVFKDVVKGRIKIEGLNLKHLEDCIDSFKIRECVSLACFLHDIGKFNCYKEKEDSVSFLGHEKEGAKIVNDICKDMRVPKKSAQLVEELVEAHMCPLEIFKMDENKRMEAAHKFFERYDKYFEFILIISLCDNYATYDSLYEDTRKHEYKKFIEKMICKYKFQK
- a CDS encoding DUF1836 domain-containing protein; translation: MKKDKFTMESIDEIAKDISENTIVSYEDLPRYDLFLSQVIDYLNDKFLDEKYTNNIVQNYIKNEIISKPEDGKKRGYTKLHLAQLVLLSYMRPILTTQEIKKVFCLAFNDINDRDDDIISWEKAYKNFSDIQQDSFEEFISKQHFDAVKIDKIVEDMNLKKGEQERIKIFFIVMTLICQASAIKKLVQSIVDNYEDNI
- a CDS encoding PspA/IM30 family protein, translating into MGIFSRMSNMFKAKVNNALDEVENPIELLDQKIRDMEESLNKAKLSSAQILGNVHEIEKKMATAKRDSEDFDEKVKLAMSKGNEDLAKKALAKKLECDKTYDSLKTSYEDASKKAETLKAKLRELENEIEKTRTYRDEASARFNNAEASKKVNEILSNVDTGSNKINLDDIERKVQRKEALAEGLGDLREDNSLEKEFEKLKETDLDEELKKYKQN
- a CDS encoding AbrB/MazE/SpoVT family DNA-binding domain-containing protein, with translation MKSTGVVRRVDELGRIVIPIELRRTLDIAEKDALEIYVDGEQIILKKYEPACIFCGDARDVVNYKGKNICKNCLNELKEGK
- the fsa gene encoding fructose-6-phosphate aldolase; this translates as MKIFIDTANVEEIKRVAKWGVLDGVTTNPSLIAKEGRKLKDVIEEICDIVDGPISAEVISLEADKMVEEGRELSKLHKNIVIKIPMCEEGLKAVSVLAKEGIRTNVTLIFSAQQALLAAKAGASFVSPFMGRLDDIGNAGIVVIQDIAEIFEIYGIETEIIAASIRTPMHVLDCAKAGADISTIPYKVLMQMLKHPLTDAGIQKFLDDYNNSQK